The genomic segment TTTGGCGCCAGGCGGGGATGGAGAAAATGTGAAAGTGACCTACCATGATTCCTGCCATTTAAAACGTAAAATGGGTGTATATAAAGAGCAACGGGAAATCTTAACGAACATTAAAGGTGTAAATCTCGTTGAGATGAAAGATTCTGATCGTTGCTGTGGTTTTGGCGGATCATATTCCATTAAATTTCCAGAGATGGCAGGCCCTATTCTTGAGAAGAAATTGAATAATATTAAAGATACAGGGGCTGAAGTTGTCGCTGTGGATTGCCCCGGATGCCTGATGCAGATTTATGGTGGATTAGATAAACTGAATTCGCCAGTGAAAGTTAAACACACAGCTGAGATCATTCTCGAAAAGTGGTCAAAATAAGTTAGATAAGAGTTTCTCAGACAAAACTGCCTGCTTATTTTAGCAAGCAGTTTTGTCTTTCTGTTTTCTTTCATTCAAAATGGGGAAACTAGGGAAAGTTAAGGATTCAGCAGGAATTTTGAAAATTAGGGAGAAATACTAAAGTATAACTACAAGGATTAGGTGGAACGATGATAAAAGCAATCCTTTTTGACTTAGATGGAACCCTGACGTTAATGGATCAAGAGGAATTCATGCGCAACTATATTGGACTTTTGGCCCCTCGATTCAGCCATCTCATTTCTCCAGAGAAGTTTGGGAAAAACGTGATGCGTTCAACCGAAACCATAATTAAAGAACCAAAAGAAGGAAAAACGAATCTTCAAAACTTTTTTGAGGATTTTACGAAAGTAACAGGTCTCACCTATACTACGCTGTGGCCTATTTTTGAAGAGTTTTATAAAACAGACTTTCCAGCTCTGAGCTGCTTAGTCAAGGTGAATTCAGAGGGTAAGCGTGCCGTTGAAAGCGCTATCCAACAAGGGTATACTGTAGCGATTGCTTCAAATCCTGTTATGCCAACGCTCGCTATTGAAGAGCGTATTCGATGGGCAGGATTGTCTCCAGAACAATTTTCGCTCATTCCCTCTATGGAAAATTTCCATTTTTGTAAACCACAGTTGGGATTTTATGAAGAAATTGCCCACTGTCTAGGATTATCCCCTAAGGAATGCATGATGGTTGGAAATCATCCAATCGAAGATTTAGTCGCGCGAAATACTGGAATGAAAACCTTCCTCGTTGGAACACCCTCGGAAGACGTTCAAACGGATTATTACGGAGATTTATTGGAGCTGAATAAGCTTATACTTCGTGGAAATATCTAATCTCAAGGAGACTTTTAAATGGGCGTGATTATCCAGCCTTTCTATGTGCAAAAAGTAAAGCATGATGGTGCGCCTGCGATCTCACCCCGAATGGAACGTTTATTTACTGAGTTTCTTGTTCGATATAGAGAATGGCAATTTTATCAAAAACGCGAATTTGCTTGGTTATTGACAACATTGATTTTAGGGTCAACAAGCTTAGGAACGTGGATGTATCTTCCTTATGCATGGAAATTAAATTTCACGCTTTTTTTGTTTTTTATTGGGGTTCTTCGTCGCTATCTTAACGTTAGACAGCGGGTTAATCATCTTTATATTAACGTTCATATTCTCCATCATCATCTTTTGGGAAAATTAGACGTCGGTTTTTGTATTCATCAAGGTGACTGTCACTGTGTTATGCAATTTAAAAAATATGTTTGGGAACACTATAGAATATCTCTCTATGGGGACGGGCTGTAGGTTTTCTAGATAAAAATTGGATTAGAGAGGTTGATTCAAATGAAACAAACCGTTATTTCGACAACGAAGGCTCCAGCGGCAATTGGACCTTACTCTCAAGGAATCGAAGTTGGAAATTGGGTATTTACTTCGGGTCAGATTCCGTTAACACCCGAGGGAAATTTAGCAGGTCCAAGTATAGAAGAGCAAGTTCGCCAGGTTTTGCAAAATGCGGAACAAATATTACTGGCAGCGGGGACTTCCCTGGATAATGTCGTTAAAACGACTGTTTTTCTTGCTGATATGAATGATTTTCAAATTATGAACAGTATTTATGCAGAGTTTTTCACTGCAGAACCCCCCGCTCGTTCTGCGGTGCAAGTCACACGTCTCCCCAAGGACGTGAAAGTTGAAGTTGAAATGATTGCCTTTAAAAACTAATATTTAAGGGCATTTTAATGAAAATAAAAAAGGAGGCCGTGTACATGAAAAAATATGTTTGCTCAGTCTGTGGTTATGTATATGATCCTGAAATTGGTGATCCAGACTCAGGAGTTGCTCCAGGCACAGCTTTTGAAAATATTCCGGATGATTGGGCTTGCCCGGAATGCGGAGTAGGTAAAGATTCTTTTGAGGTTTCTGAAGAGTAGAAAATGAATTTGACAACATAAAGAGAAGGGGCCGTTACACTTTGTGAACTAAGTGCAACGGCCCCTTCTCACTATTAAGATCTGTTTTGAAAAGGTCTGTTATAGGCCAAGGATAGCCGCTTCATCACGATCTAATTTCTCCATACACGTTTTCAACCTTTGGTTCAGTCTAGGTTCGGTGACTGCATCCCTCATTTGGCGTAAGAGGTCGATTGTCCGGCGAAATACGGAGATAATATCGCCTTCATCGAGATTGCAAAGCTGTTGAATCTCAATGAAGGAAAGCCCCTTGCTCCAAGAGTAGGTAATGATGGAAACACGAGGATCATAGCGCACAGTATCAACGCCACAGACCGATTGTATATAGTGCTCTAATTCCTGAATAGGGGTCCAGTCGAGAATAGGTAACTTCTGGAAAAAGTCATTTTTCCTCGATTCGAAGTCAATTGCGGATAACAAAGCATTGAGCTGGTTATCATCAAGAGTATCAAAGATATCGGAATAAATAAGTTCTGTAACCAGAAGTTCTTGAACATAGATATGTCGTGCACATTCTCCACGTGGGAGAAGCTCTTCTCCGCGAATATATCCCATTTGACGGAGATGGTTTAACTTAAACTGAAACTCAGAAAGGAAAGAGTGCTGATCAGGGAGGGATGACAGTTCCTTCTTAATTTCAGCTTCTCGTTGTTGAAGTTTTGTTAGGTTCTTGGTTTCTTGTTCACAGATGGAGAGCTTGGAAGTGGGACAATTTGGAGGTTTTACCTTAAGGAGTTTTTGCCATGTCCTAATCTTCCGTGCCATTTCTCGACCGTAAGCACGATTTTGACGACGGGGTCCAAGAGCTTGATAAGAGCGATTCAAACGT from the Desulfitobacterium metallireducens DSM 15288 genome contains:
- a CDS encoding HAD family hydrolase — protein: MIKAILFDLDGTLTLMDQEEFMRNYIGLLAPRFSHLISPEKFGKNVMRSTETIIKEPKEGKTNLQNFFEDFTKVTGLTYTTLWPIFEEFYKTDFPALSCLVKVNSEGKRAVESAIQQGYTVAIASNPVMPTLAIEERIRWAGLSPEQFSLIPSMENFHFCKPQLGFYEEIAHCLGLSPKECMMVGNHPIEDLVARNTGMKTFLVGTPSEDVQTDYYGDLLELNKLILRGNI
- a CDS encoding RidA family protein; its protein translation is MKQTVISTTKAPAAIGPYSQGIEVGNWVFTSGQIPLTPEGNLAGPSIEEQVRQVLQNAEQILLAAGTSLDNVVKTTVFLADMNDFQIMNSIYAEFFTAEPPARSAVQVTRLPKDVKVEVEMIAFKN
- the rd gene encoding rubredoxin, with translation MKKYVCSVCGYVYDPEIGDPDSGVAPGTAFENIPDDWACPECGVGKDSFEVSEE